A region of Beijerinckia sp. 28-YEA-48 DNA encodes the following proteins:
- a CDS encoding MgtC/SapB family protein: MHIGQILDSIAQAPVGPGTLAQWEFVLRLFVAAILGSLIGIERERLAWAAGLRTHMLVSVGSCLVMIVSAFGFADVLGGQNIVLDPSRIAAQVVSGIGFVGAGCILLRGEIVRGLTTAASLWTVAAIGLAVGGGLYIGAVAATLIVLTILAGVKPLEEWLQHRYEVHQLDVLADHRTLSYDQVRQILGYRSTRMISFVSEPAEDGAADQIQIRLHRMPTSDLHEVVRLLATVPHVRSVMSV, encoded by the coding sequence ATGCACATTGGCCAGATCCTCGACTCCATCGCGCAAGCACCGGTCGGCCCCGGCACGCTGGCACAATGGGAATTCGTCCTGCGGCTGTTCGTGGCTGCGATCCTCGGCAGCCTGATCGGCATCGAACGCGAGCGGCTCGCCTGGGCGGCGGGCTTGCGCACCCATATGCTGGTCTCCGTCGGGTCCTGCCTGGTGATGATCGTTTCGGCCTTCGGCTTTGCCGATGTGCTAGGCGGGCAGAATATCGTGCTCGATCCATCGCGCATCGCCGCCCAGGTCGTCTCGGGCATCGGCTTCGTCGGCGCTGGCTGCATTTTGTTGCGTGGCGAAATCGTCCGCGGCCTGACAACCGCCGCGAGCCTATGGACGGTGGCCGCGATTGGTCTTGCGGTCGGCGGAGGTCTCTATATTGGCGCGGTGGCTGCCACGCTCATCGTGCTGACCATTCTGGCCGGTGTAAAACCGCTCGAGGAATGGCTGCAGCATCGCTACGAAGTGCATCAGCTTGACGTCCTCGCCGATCATCGCACCCTTAGCTATGATCAGGTGCGCCAGATTTTGGGCTACCGATCGACCCGCATGATCAGCTTCGTCTCCGAGCCGGCCGAGGATGGCGCGGCCGACCAGATTCAGATCCGGCTGCACCGCATGCCCACAAGCGATCTGCATGAGGTTGTTCGCCTGCTGGCGACCGTGCCCCATGTCCGCAGCGTCATGTCGGTTTAG
- a CDS encoding DUF930 domain-containing protein, with translation MLKAKHSFWILTVVVLASGPAHSFDERIKRELMRLEPTARLEQACDTELMSRINKEHNQFRVDKVIAYTFSDPSYKGDSINAPGASFRSRGDWYHLAYQCRTGPHRLGVKDLSYEVGEKVERQDWKKYSLYN, from the coding sequence GTGTTGAAGGCGAAGCATAGCTTTTGGATCCTGACTGTGGTCGTATTGGCGAGCGGGCCAGCCCATTCTTTTGACGAACGGATCAAGAGGGAGCTGATGCGGCTTGAGCCGACGGCAAGGCTTGAGCAGGCCTGCGATACCGAGCTGATGTCGCGCATCAACAAGGAACACAATCAGTTTCGCGTCGACAAGGTGATTGCCTACACCTTCTCCGATCCAAGCTACAAAGGTGACTCGATCAATGCACCTGGCGCGTCGTTCCGCAGCCGGGGTGATTGGTATCATCTCGCCTATCAATGTCGCACGGGCCCGCACCGCCTGGGCGTTAAAGACCTGTCATACGAGGTCGGCGAGAAGGTCGAGCGTCAGGACTGGAAGAAGTATTCCCTCTATAACTAA
- a CDS encoding tripartite tricarboxylate transporter substrate-binding protein codes for MLGGVTASAEAQSAATDYPNRPIRLIVPFAAGGGNDIFARVVGAKASTIMGQQLIIENRPAAGGRMAAEYVATQPADGYTLFVGASGNMSMAAAVYPNLAYHPTKSFEPLTTIASFPLVLVVPSTSPIKSIADLVAYAKNNPDKATYGTSSPAFTMTVELLKLETGMPGVALPLKSTAEMVQCVNQELCLLAIADPPPTVEQVKDGRVRALAVTGPQRAPELPDVPTTAEAGVPRVNTMLWSGLLTPAGTPPAIVKKLVAVFQQAVRDPEVSSRLRMLGAEPGAISPEEFRKVIEADIAGFSHIVKAANLTFQ; via the coding sequence ATGCTGGGCGGTGTGACGGCCAGCGCTGAGGCGCAGTCGGCAGCGACCGATTATCCCAATCGACCCATTCGCCTGATCGTGCCGTTCGCGGCCGGGGGCGGCAACGACATTTTTGCGCGCGTGGTCGGTGCGAAAGCTTCCACGATCATGGGGCAGCAACTGATCATCGAAAATCGACCCGCCGCCGGAGGCCGCATGGCGGCCGAATATGTCGCGACCCAACCGGCCGATGGCTATACGCTGTTTGTCGGCGCCAGCGGCAATATGTCGATGGCCGCCGCCGTCTATCCTAACCTCGCCTATCATCCGACAAAGAGCTTCGAGCCGCTGACGACGATTGCCAGTTTTCCCTTGGTGCTCGTCGTTCCGAGCACATCGCCGATAAAATCCATCGCCGACCTCGTCGCCTATGCCAAGAACAATCCTGACAAGGCGACCTATGGAACCTCATCGCCGGCTTTCACCATGACGGTCGAGCTTCTCAAGCTTGAGACCGGCATGCCGGGCGTCGCGCTGCCGCTGAAAAGCACCGCCGAAATGGTGCAATGTGTGAACCAGGAATTGTGCCTGCTGGCCATCGCCGATCCGCCGCCGACAGTGGAGCAAGTTAAGGATGGTCGTGTGCGGGCGCTCGCCGTGACAGGCCCACAACGCGCGCCGGAATTGCCGGATGTGCCGACGACAGCGGAAGCCGGAGTGCCACGTGTCAACACCATGTTGTGGTCGGGCCTGTTGACGCCAGCCGGCACGCCGCCAGCGATCGTCAAGAAACTGGTTGCTGTCTTTCAGCAGGCCGTGCGCGATCCGGAGGTGAGCAGCCGGTTGCGCATGCTCGGCGCCGAGCCGGGCGCGATCTCGCCGGAAGAGTTTCGCAAGGTGATCGAAGCGGATATTGCTGGCTTCAGCCACATTGTGAAGGCGGCCAATCTCACCTTCCAGTGA